The sequence below is a genomic window from Meles meles chromosome 3, mMelMel3.1 paternal haplotype, whole genome shotgun sequence.
CCGCCGCGGCTCAGGGCTGGGCTCCACAGCACGCGGCGCGGGAACCCCTCCGACCCAGAGAATGCGTCCGTGGTCCAGCCATCGACACTTTAATTGGACACTGAGATGGGGCGAGCacccctcccctgtcctcccGGAAGCTCCGGCCCTTCTCCGGTTCCGCTGACCAGGCGTCCTCCATCTCAGGCCCTGGGCAGTAGCTTCCCGAGCCGTCCCAGGAGCGCGGCGCGCAGCGCGCGGGGGAGAAAGTGGACGAGCAGGCCGAGCGCCGCGAGCGCCACGAGCAGCCAGAGCGCGCGCGCGCTCGCGTACAGCGGGGTCAACCTGCGGGCAAGGCTCAGCGGGGGGCGGAGCTCGGCGGGGGCGGGCGCCAGcggccccgccctgcccacctGCCCGGGCCGTCAGACCCCTCCCAAAAGCCCCCCGACCCGCCCCGTCCGGTCCTAGCTTCCTCGGCCCCTGGCGCTCTCCCGCGATCCCCTCCCGGGTCCTCACCTTTGCTGCGCGGAGCGCGCGTAGCCCTGAAAGTAGCGGAGGCGCGCGAAAAGGTAGACCAAGCCGCACAGGGCCGCGGTACCTGGGGGAGGGCGGGCGGGGCAAGGTGAGCCGGCGGGCGCGGGACCCGGGGCTGCGGGGCGGGCGCGCCTGTCCGGAGCGCAGACCTTCGTGAAAGAAGACGCCGGCGACCCAGAGCGTGGCCAGGAACAGCGGGAAGTACTCGCTGCAGTTCACCCTGCGGTGGGGGCGGGCGGTATAAGCGCGCCGGCGGAGGCGGGGGCGGGAGGTCTGACCCTGCTGCGGCCGGGGCTCGCTCCCTTCCTGCCCCGCGCCCTCCCGCCAAGTCTCACTGGGCTCGGTAGACGCGCTCGAACTCCGGCGGCCCGGTGGTGAGCGGCGGAGACACGCCGAAGGCTCTGCGCGCGGAGATCACCTGCAGGGAGAAATAGGCTGGGGGCGAGAAGGGGCGGGAGTCAGGTCTGGCTGCCCGGAGGCCCGCACCCTCTGTCGGTTCCCACCTTTTCCCCGCCCTCTCCACTCCGACCTTGTCACGACTCCCCTTTAAAGCTCTCCTGGAAAATAAAGGCCAGCTAAGGGGCTCTCTCGCCCCCACCCCTTGTTCAAGAGGGAGGGCAGGGTGAGGGCCTGGGATGCCAAGAagccctgtccccccaccccccaccccccccccccacctccccagacaCATCTGTACTGGGGAGGGACCGGAAGCTCAGGACTTGGCTCCTGAATCCTTTGACTTGCAAAACACAGGCAAATGACTAGCTCCTACTCTTTAGACACGGACCTTGACTTTGGGGGTCCCTGAAGAGGGCACACAACTGGGGCTTGAAGACAGAGGTGGCTCATCCTTCCAGGTACAGGAGAGTATACACTCTGCCATCTACAGTTTCTGGTCCCCACCTACAGGGCCCACTAGGCGGGGAGGATCTCTTGACCCTTCCTTCATCAGGCCAGCCTCCTGCCTTAGTTTCTCTGTTCAGGTGTTCTGGACCCCAACCTAAATCTGACTGacattccctccccaccccccaggtggTTGCTGCTGGGACACTTCTAGTCCCACCCGGGGCCTCCTGGGGCTCTGTCTCCCTCCATTTCAGCATGGGTGGCTGTGGAGGGTGGCCTGGCCCCAGAGGATCTGCATGCACAGGggaccccaccacacacacagccCCAGTGCTGCTTGTCACCAGCTGTCTTCCAGCAACTCCTGTGGCCTTGGTGTCCTTGGTGCCATATACCttcccaggtgccctgtgggtgCCGAGGGCATGCCTACCATCAGTGTAGGACCTGGAGGAGGCCCTGTGGTTGCATGAGGAGGGCTAAGAGACAAGCTTGCTCATGAAGCAGGAGATCAATTCAGCCCCTCAGCAGGGCCTCTGCCCAGGCTATGCCTTGTCCCACAGCGTGGGGTCACGGTGTCCCAAGTGGCAAGGATACCTAGCTTGGGAATGTGTCCTCTAGGGCTAACCTAAAAGGCCACCACATAGGCCCCTTTGGGGGCTCAGGAAGCAGGTTCCAACCCTGTCCAGCTCTATGTGGATCCCAGAATAGAGAGGATGCCTTTGAAGGCAGAGCTGGGTCCTCCTGGGAACCCCAGAAAGAGGACAGtgtgagaggaagagggaggaagaggacaagGGCAGGATCCGTTGGAGCAGGGCTGTACCAGGCCCACAGCTGCCCCTCTTTGAGACCCACAGCCAGAACCATGCAAGCTTCTCAGCCTTCAACTGCGGCCAGAAGGCTTGgggccccaggactctgggcGCTCCAGGATTTGCCTCTGCCCCTAccatcccccctccccgggcAGTCCAGCCCCTCCCCAGGGTCTGGAGGGCAGAAGGCAGGCTGCAGGAGTCCAGAGCCCATCCACCTCCCCAAACAGGAGCCATCTCACCTTGCAGCAGGACTCCCAGGAGGGTGACAGTAGCCAGAAGAGCCACCTCGTCCTGCATGGTGCTGGAGCTCTACCGGCCCAGGCTGGTGTGTGAAGAGAGTCACCGCGGAGCTCTTTTCAGCCTCAGTCCGCTGGCTCTCTCAAAAGGCTGGCCCCGAAAGGAAGACTGGCCCTTCTCCCCGCCCCTTCTCAGGGGAGGGGGCCTGCGGGAGGGGCGTGACCACAGCCAGTGAAAGGGCAGAAGCCTGAGCAGGCGGAAACCAGGGCCAGACAGAGCCCAGGGAAGGATGGAGCAGCGGCCTGGGGGCAGCCTGGCCACTTCCTCCCaatcattcttttgttttgttttgtttaagattttacttatttatttgagagagggagagcagaaggagagggacaagcggactccacactgagcgaggagccctatgtggggctcagtcccatgatcctgagatgacctgagccataaccaagagtcagaggcttaatggactgaggccccaccaggcgccccttcccgGTCATTCTTGCCTCTTCTGTGCCTAGCGTTGTGCTGGCAGAGCCCCAGGCATCTGCCCGAGCCTCCTGCAGCCTTGGGTGGGCCTGGCTCCCTTGTCCACCCAGCGTCCTCCAGGCCCTGCACCTGCAGCAGGTCCCCGTTGGCTCTCCGGACCTCCCCTTGTCCTGAGTCCAGTCCCAGGAAACCAGAGGGTCctcctcaacacccccccccccaaactccctCCTTCGGCTATCACTTTCCACTGACCATCAAGTCCTTCTCATTGTCAAATCCACCCCTTGCCACCTTCcgagccctgccctgccccagtcATCTCTCATCGGGGCACAGGTCACAGGCTCCTCAAGGGTTCCCAgccccaccctacccccacccATACATGCCCACGTACCTGTTTCCCCCACCGTCCAACCAGGGCTGTGATGGAACATGgaaccctgatgcaggactgtcCCTGCACCCAGACCACACTGGGCACAGCCACGTCCCTGCTCCCCTCAGGAAACCTGATGTCTGCCAGCCTCACAGCTGCCTGGGCTCCGTGCACACAGACCACCCCGAAGACGACCCTGCTAGCCTGGCACGGTGGGTCAGACCCCTCAGGATCCTTGAGCCCATCCTCTCCTGGGGCTCTGACCCTAGAATGGTCACCTGCTGTTTCCACCTGCCCAGCATCCCTCCCTTGGAAGATCCCATCCCTTCATCTTCCCAGGTCCTATGGTGTGGACAGAGCTGCCTGCCACCCCACCCAGGCCTGAGGGATGGACTTGTGAGTCAGAACTGACTGTGCTGGCCGAGGCTAATTCAAAAGAGTGAGATGCAGTTCCGGAAACTTCCTTAGAACTTTGGGAAACGGAACTCATAGAGGGGAGGAAGATTTCTGAGGGCCCTTTATGGCCACTGGCCACCCCGAGGAGGAGAGAGCCAACACGAGGCCACACTGGGAGGAAGGAGGTGACTGATGTCCTGGAGCCCCAGGGCCAACTTGCCCAGAGCGACCCTCTAGCCGGGCAGCCTTACCATTTCATAGGGCAGCCACTTCTTCCTTTGGCTAGGGCTGGTTGGAGCTGGGTTTGGTCAACAATGGCAGAGCCCAGCCTGATAGGAGCACATGGGCAGGAGCTGACAAGGCCGCACGCACAGGCAGGCCCGGCTGCaggagggatggagtggctgggtcCTTGGGCCCACCACTACTGCATTTAGTCCTGAGCCGTTGTGAAACCCTGGCACCCTCTGCCTGGTTGCTCTGGAGGAGTCTCCACATGTCAGCGTCCTGGGACCCAGGAACTCTGTCCTTGCCACCTAGTGTCGTGGCACATGGAAATGAAGTTCTCAGTCACCAACCTGAGCAGCTGTGCTGGGCCGCCTCTGCCAGGAAGAGCAGCTGCCGCTGAATCCCGcacagagtttttattttatttattttttatcagaaaGCAAGGACAGATGTCTCCAACCACGGAAAGGAGTACAAAGGGGCAAATATCTTCCCTAGGCGTAGGCACTCAGGGAGTCAGTCCTGGGATAAGGGACGAGCAGATGGTAGTGCTAGCAATCTCCAGGTACAAAAAGAGGAGGCTGAGGTTACATTCTTTCCTAGCTCCTAACTCATGCCCTGTCCCTGGGGATCATGGGATCCTGTTCCCACCCGGCCACTGCATTCAACAGCTGAGAACAGGACCGCAGCTGACACTCACCCCTTAGGGCTTACGatatattttctaagaataaTTCCACAGTTCCCCCTTCCCTCGACAACTATAATGAGAAAGGAGATCATTAGAAGCAGTATGACCACGTCAAACCGAGAGTGGAAATTGAACCCAAggaaccaatttttttttctggactgagCACACAGAAACGTCCCTGACATTCTTCATGATAGCTTATTGACTTTCACGTAGTTGTGCTTATAACCCAAGTTTCAAATTTTCAATGGAGAGAttcaaagaggaggaaaaggctTGATAAAGATGAGTCTTCAATTGCCCCCAAGTCTCGTTATAGGGAATTGAAGTAACGCAGTGGGAGGAAAGAGTCAGGAGTTCACTGGGATCTGGTCCAGAGTCCTTGGGATCTAGCCCGCTCCTACCTAGACTACAGCAGCCTCGAGAGCCTGCCGTCTAGCTGAAATGGTGTGGCTCAATCTTGACCTGTTCTTCTAAATTAGTTGTAGTGTTTCGCATATATGAATGCATTTGTTGTGCAGTTTGGAGGTAGAAAAGATGCGGCAGCAGTGGCCAAAACAGCGGCCATAGTTAAAATAGCTGCCAAGGGGATACCTACGAACcgatttgttctttttctctctcttgtaaAGCATAGACCAGTTATTATAGGCAAGATCCCCCTTGCCATGGCCCGGACAATCGGACTGAGAGCCAGGCCTGGGCTTAAAGGACAGAAAATGCTCCAATAAAGCCTTCTTGTTTGGGGGCTTTTGGGGctttctataactttttttttctttttatggaaaagGAGGCACTCTCTCCGACAGCTTTATTTTCTGCCCTTAGAGAGGGCGGAGGATGAGGCAATTTATTAGGGGATAATGTTGGAGCCTCTGGTGGGGTGCTAGGGGCTGTTGTTGCGACTGGGGACGGTGGGGGCCAGATTTGAAAGGGGGAGGAATAAAGTCCTGCCAACTAgttttagctgttttttttttttttttctgcgaAGAGTGGATAGCAATCGGGTAAAGATTCCATGGATCcaaatgagaaattttaagagGTCCCAATGCATCTTTTAGCCTTTTGCCCATGTGTTCTCAGTCCTCAATTGAAAGAGCCTTCAAGCAGGTGCCCTAGGCAATGTTGATATATTAGACACAACAACTGTGTCAAATCTTCTTTCCTTCGCATCCTATAGAATGTAGTGGTATATgtagctggttttttttttttaagattttatttatttttttacagagagagagagatcacaagtaggcagagaggagggggaagcaggctccctgctgagcagagagtccaatgcgggactcgatcccaggaccctgagatcatgacctgagccgaaggcagcggcttaacccacggagctacccaggcgccctgtagctGTTTTTTATGAGAACCTGTTCCTTCCTTAAATATATTCCCATGACTGACAAGTTTATAACAGACAGAAAAATAgatcaggatgaaatagaaagtaaatactgcacaaaatagagaaaaaatgagGTCAATGGTTACTCCGTCACAGACATCGAGTGTGTGTAGTTCCTACCTGGATGAGCGGACGTCCTCTCCCTTTCTAGGGCTTGAGGAGTGATGTGCAGACGAGGACTCTTACCAGATCCTGAAGATGTCCAAGCGCCAAATGTCGTTGTGCACTGAAAGAAAATTCTCAGTCACCAACCTGAGCAGCCATGCAGGGCTGCCTCTGCTAGGGGGAGCATCTGCTGCTGAATC
It includes:
- the LTC4S gene encoding leukotriene C4 synthase; translation: MQDEVALLATVTLLGVLLQAYFSLQVISARRAFGVSPPLTTGPPEFERVYRAQVNCSEYFPLFLATLWVAGVFFHEGTAALCGLVYLFARLRYFQGYARSAQQRLTPLYASARALWLLVALAALGLLVHFLPRALRAALLGRLGKLLPRA